GCCACGGACGATCAGTCCGCGGCCGCGTAGATGGTAGTCTCGCCGATGGCGAGGTAGTCGTCGCCGGCCCGGCCATGCTTCGTGACGCGCAGGCGCAAGTAGCGAGTCGGGGTGGGTGGCAGCACTTTCCAGGCCGACCAGCGCACGCCCGCGCCAACCGGACGGGAGGCGATCACCCTCAGGTCATCGAGTGACGGGCCGGCCAGGACCTCCAGCGTGTCCGGCAGGCGGCGGGGATCGAGCGCGCCGTAACGCTGGCCGACCATCGCGACCCGGCGCTCCTCGCCCAGGTCCACGGTCATCTCGACGGTGAGCGCCTTGCCCGCCTCCGGCACGCGCCAGGTCGCCGACTCGCCGTCCTCCAGGCGGCCGTCGATCGTCCCGTCCACAAGCTTCCTTCCGTCATCGCCGTGCGGGCCGTCGGGCGCGGGCGACAGCGTGTAGGGCCGGCGCTCGGCGATGTTGGCGCTGAGCGCCACCGGGTCGGGCACCCGAATGGCGCGCACTCCGGCCAGGACCGGCGCGGCCTGCGACCATTGCTCGCGTAGCGGTGCGAGAGGGTCCGTATCCAGCAGGGCCATGGCGAGGGCCTGATCGATGATCGACTCCATCCAGCCGGTGTAGGCATGGTAAGGGCCGTAGTTCGGGTCATAGCCCGCGCCATAGACCTCCCAGCGCTCGAAGTCGAAGCCGCGGAACCAGGCGCCGTCCACGCGCGGGTCCGGGCTCTCGCTCTGGGTGCGCACGAAGTAGTCGCAGAGGCGCAGAGCGGCCTCGCGGGCGGCCTCGCTGCCCGTCGCCTTCCAGGAACGCCACGCGCTGATGGCTTGCCAGCCGGTCGAGTAGAGTTGGTCCGTCAGCGGGTCGTTGCCGGTGTTGATGGAGCAATCGTTGAAGAACGCGTAGCGGAACTCGCCGCCGTGCAGTCGCTGGGCGCCGACGCGCTGCACGTCCGGGTCGGCAAGGTACTCCCGCCAGTGCCGGTCAACGCGGGCCTTCAGGTCGGGGTCGCCGGTCAGACGATAGGCGGGCGGCGCGATGTTTAGGATGTCGGTGTCCGCGTAGAGCCGGCCGATGCGTTCGGCCTCCAGGCGGTAGAGCGGATCGCCGGTGGCGCGCCAGGCGTCAAAGCGCGCCAGCATGTCGTAGCGGAAGTAGGGCTCCCACTGTAGTTCCCGGAAGCCGGAGCGATGCATCTTGTCGAGTTGGGTGCGCTGAATGGAGCCCCATCCGATGGTCGCGTCCTCCTTGCTGATCTGCTCGGCCATCTCAACCCACGAGAGGGCACTGCGCAGATAGGACGGGTCGCCCGTCAGGCCGAAGAGCGCGATGAGCGCCGAGGCGTTGCGCTGGCTGTCGTCGGCCCAGATGCTCTCGTCGCGCTCGAACAGCCAGGGCCGCGCGCCGAAGGTGGGCTTCGCGGGGTCCTGGAACTGCATGTTCACCAGGATGTCGCCGAGCGCTCGGGCGCGGCTCAGCCATGTTGCGTCTCCGACAAGCCGCGAGTAGAGGCCGAACGCCTCCAGAGTCATGGCCTGGCAGTCCGCGCGGTAATGGGAAGGCAGATCCTCGACCGGCCCGCCACCGAAGGCCGGGATCGAGATGGCCGACATGACGCCCTGCGTCGCGTCGGCAGCCGGCATCACGCCGGACCTAAGGTACCAGCGCATGTTGCGGTCGAGCGCGTGCCGGTAGGCTTCCTCGCGGGGCGCCACCCACAGCCGGGCCGTTGTGGTCGCCCGGCCAGTCGCGGTCTGCGCGACCACGGCGATCTGGTGGCGGCCCGGAGCCGGCGTGATGACCGCCTCCCACGCGCCGGGACCGGTAGAGGCCGGTGGCGCGATCGCCAGCGTGGGGCACGACACGCTCAGCCGGGCACCCTCGGGGGCGCGCACCACCAGGCGGACCGGCTCGTCGGGACGGGTCCATGCGCGCGGCCAGGTGTGCGCTTCCAGCGGCACGTAGCGCGCCCGCGCCGCAGGCCGGCGCGCCTCGGGCAACACGGCGAGCACCAGGCTCCGGCACAGGGCCTCCCACTTCTCCGTCAGCCGGTAGTGGTGTGCGCGGAAGTCGCCGGCCTGGGTCGTTAGCAGCAGGGCCTCGCCCCGGCCGAGTGGCCGCCGAATGAGCCCCGGCCATACCGGCTCGTTCAGCCCGGCGTCCTGCTCGACGCCGAAGACCACCATCGGGACCTTTACGGACCTCCCGTCCGACCAGGGCCCGTCGATCAGCCCGTCGGTGAGCGGCCCGGCGTGCCAGCCCTCGCCATAGGTGAAGTGCTCGAGCCGGTACGGCCGTCCGAGAGCGGCGTTGCGCCCGCCCTCGTCGCGCACCTCGATTTCGCCGAGCATGAGGAAGTCCGTCACCGCGCTGACCTTCCGCTTCCTCGTGGCCAGGCGGATGTAGCGGGCGGTCACCGGCGCGAACTCCAGGTTCATCACGAGCGGCGCCTTCCATGGGCCGCTGAACGTGCCCAGCTCACGCTCAGGGCGGCCGCGCTCGTCGCAGGCCGCCACGGTGACCCGGTCCGGACAGTAGTTGGGCTCCTCGCCACCGAAGCGGGCGCTGATCGCCGCGACGGTGGCCGGCTGCCCCAGGTCGATGGTCACGTTGTGCTCGAAGCGGTCGGTCTGGCGCAGCTCCCCGCGATAGACCGTGTAGGTGCCGACCCACCGGCCGTAGCTGAGCAGCACGGCGGCGTCCGCGGGCAGCTCGGAGGCCGGCAGCACGCGCGAGTGGTGCTCCTCCAGCAGGTCGTCTTCCGCAAGGCCGCAGGTCGGCAGTGCCGCTGCCCCCGGCAGGTAGGCGATGCGCTCGTGCTGCGCCATGACCGGATCGCCCAGAGTCACGCCGAACAGCCCGCCGTCGGCGTCCTTCGCATACTCCACCAGTGCGCGTCCGCCGCCGCGTACGTAGCCCTCCAGCGCTTCGCGTTGCCCGGCAGTCAGAACGGTCGGGCGTGGGTAGTCGCTGGCGGCCACGATCACGCCCGGGCACGCATCGGAGGAGAGCGCGCCCGCGCCGTCCAGGCTCGCCGCCTTGCGATAGGGGACGTCCAGCGAGCGCAGCGCCGCCTCGTACCCCTCCACGCGCGTGCCGACGAGCAGCACGACGTCACGCGGCGCGGCGCCTGCTGACTTCCCCGCGCTGGCAGCCATCATCACACCCAACATGGCCATCATCACGAACCTCCCGGTGCGATGCGAGAGCGTATGTACTGGGCACAGGCGGTCAACCGGCCAGCGTCGTATGACTTTCGCGCGCGAACGCGATCGGCTCGAACCTGCGATCGATGCGCGCAGGCCCCTCATCGCGCCGCCGTCAGTGCCCACGACGTCAGGCCCGTGAAGAACTGTGCAAGAATGTCCCCCAGGATCAGGCCCTGGAACACCGGCATGATCTGCCGATAGAGCTTCAGGCCTCCGTAGCGCAGAATGCCGCCTTTGATGAACCACACGATCACGAACGCCGGCCAGTTGTACAGCAGCGCGCCCGACAGCGCGAGGGCGTACCCGACCGGGCTGAGCGGGAACCCGACGATCGCGCGCTGCAGCATTGCCAACGTCGCGACCACGCCGCCGCCGACCGCCATGCCGGGCAGCGCCGCCACGTTGGGGCCGCGCGGACTGTCGTAGAGGCCCGGCAGTTGCCCGTAGGCGGACTGCGCGGCGAAGTTGCGCAGCGCGCCGCCGGGAAAGTTGACCTGGCCATAGTGATAGCCCAGCACCAGGAAGGCGAGCAGACAGGTCGCCGCGCCCACACAGCCGGCCAGGATCAGCGTCGCCACGATGGGGAACGTGCCGGCGCGCGTCTCGCGCGCCAGGCGGAAGGTGTCGAGGTGGTGCGCCATCGGCTGTGCGCGGTTGTTCTGGGTGAACCAGTAGTAGAACGCCATGAGCGTCAACGACGCCGGGCGGATGGCGGCCGGGCCGACGAGCGTGAGCATCATGTTGGCCGGCTCGACCATGAAAACCTCGAGGACCGGCGGGCCGATCTGCGCGCGGATGCGCGTCATGATGACCTGGAGCATCACAAAGAGGGCGAGAAACAGCAGCGCAACCCATGGCGTCATTCCGGCCCACCAGTTCGCGGCGAGCAGCGCGGCGAAGCCTACCGCCAACCCGCGGGCAGCCCAGCGCTCGGCCCGGCCAGCGTCGGCGCCCCTGGCGGAGGAGAAGCCGGCTCGCAGGGCGCTCAGTATCGGGCGACGGCCCGACCAGAGCAGCACGGCGAAGAGGGCGATCCAGGCACCGATCGCCTGCTGTCGCCAGTATGGGAAACTGTCGAAGCTCCATCCCCAGTCGCGCCAGCCATAGGCGGTGCCGGGCACCTGTAGGAGCTTGAGGAGCAGGAAGAACAGCCAGGCGCTCAGGCCCACGTCCAGCGGCACGAAGTAGCAGATCCCGATGTCCAGCGGGCGAATGCTCGCCGGGAATGGTTGGAGGCCGTTCCACGGCGCGCTGGTGAAGCCGGAAGCCAGGTCTGTCGAGAGCGTGGGGGAGGGCACGGAAGGCCAGACGCTGTGCGCGAGCCGGAGTCCGCCGAGCACGAGAGGAGCGGCAAGCCCGATCGCGGCCAGTCGGCCCGCGAGGCCGACTCCCCCCCGCGTGTCGCGCACCATCGCCAGCGGAAGATGGAGGCTGGGGAAGGTCAGGTGCTCGTTCTCGATCCACTGGCGGCGAACGAGGATGCTGACGCAGACCATGATGAGCGCCAGGCAACCGGCGAATAGCAGCCAGACGATGAGCGGACCCATCCAGGCTTGCAGGAAGAGGGGCCGGAAGAAGGAGGTCCTCCCCAGGTAGTAGGGCTCCACGACGGCCCGCGATCGGGGCGCCAGCCACGACGGAAGGTACTGCTGAACGCGCAGCAGGCTGGCGTCGCTGGCGGCGTAGTGAAACGGGTACAGAATGGTGGGGATGACGAACTGCATGCAGTCGTAGGCGCTGAATGCCCCTCCCGCCGCGACCATGCCGTAGACGACGACGCGCTCGGCCGGAGTGAAGACCCACCCCGGGCGGACGCGCCGGAGGACCGCGTTCGCGAGCGCGACCAGGCACTGCGCCAGGATGGCGACCTCGAGGATGGCCGCGCTGCCGGTGACGAATGGCTCGCCGCCCACCTGGAACTGTGAGGCGAGCACCTCCGCCAGCGCCCCGAGGATGGTGAGGACGACTCCGACGGCCACCGAGCCCAGCCGGATGGCGGGGCCACGCGCGGCTCCGACCCGTTTGCGCGCAGCCGCGTCGCCGGACGGCCGCGGGGCGGCCTGCTCCAGCAGGCCGCCCGATCGCGCGGAGGTCGCCGGCGGCATCCCTCTAGCGCGCGTCGCCGGTCGGCGGTGGACCGCCTGGCGGGGCGGCGGCCGCGGGAGCCTCGTGCATCGAGGGAGTGTGAATGCCCTGCCGCTCCCGCTCGCGGCGGCGCTCGACGGCGGCGGCCATCTCCGGGGGCAGCTTGAGGTTGGGGTTGGCCTGTTTCATTCGCTCGATCATCTCGTCGCTGGGGGCCAGCGCGTCGTAGGCCTTCGGGTCGCTCGGCAGGGTGATCTCGTTGTGCCCCGAGCGTACGAAGAAGTAGCCGATCGCGATCAGGACGATGACCACGATCAGGATGCCGACCGTGGGGTTGAGCTCGCGTCCGGCGCGTGCCTCGCGCGGGCGAGCCCGCGGCGGTCTGGTTGCCATGCTCGTCTCCCGGCTGGCGCCACGGGCAGGCCTGCGGGCCTGCCCGTGGCTGGCGAACGCTCTAGTTCAGGTCCCAGTAGGTGACGTCGGCGGGCTGCGCGCCCCCGACGTTCCAGGTTGACAGCGGCCCCTTCGTCTCGGTGGCCGGGTAGGCGTTCTTCCTGTACGCCTTGGTGTGGCCATCGACGAAGCCAAAGTTGGCGAAGTCGCTGTGGCGGAAGCCGATGCCGTTGATGATGCTGTCCGACTCGCGGTAGTTCCAGCCGGCCGGGTACAGGACCCAGCTTCCCGGCGCCGAGGCGGCGCTGGTGCTGAAGCCGGAGATCGTCATGGCGGCGTCGCCGTTCATGATCGTTGCGGCCGGAGACCCGATCTCGGCTAGGCTGATGTAGTGGTGGTTCCACGCGTCGCCAATCGAGCCGCCGATGTCAACACCTGCCCAGGGAAACATGTACCACCAGTTCCAGCCGATGCTGGGGTGGTAGAGCATGAAGTAGCCCTGCAGCATGTCCGGCGGGTCCGCGCCGTAGAAGCTGCGGGCGAAGTTGGCGATGCTGCCGTGCGAGGGGCACTGAAACAGCGCGGTCGTGGCGTACTTGCCGTAGACCAGAAGCTGGGTGACCTCCCGCCACTCGAGCGGCGGCCCGAAGTCGTAGCCGGACGGAAACGTCTCGTCGTAGTCCTGCACGTACATCAGCATCCCGAGCGTGATCTGCTTCACGTTGGACAGGCAACTCGTCTGGCGTGCCTTCTCCCGCGCTTGGGCGAAGACAGGGAACAGGATCGCGGCCAGGATCGCGATGATGGCAATGACCACGAGGAGCTCGATCAGGGTAAAGCCCCGCCTTCTCATCGTCCGCTTCTCCTTTTGAGGCAGATTCCCACGTCGTGCGTTGCCCCGTCCGCGGAGTGGGGCCATGCCGGCGGCGCCTCGTCGGGTCAGACGGCGCAGCCAGACCGGCGGGCTCGAATGCCGTCGTCGCTTCGGTCGTGCCGACCGTCTGGCAGCCCGTCGACCGGGATCCATGCCACGGTTCGACAGATCGGCCGCCAGGCGCCACTCACCGGGGCTGGCCGGATCACTGCGGCGCACCTCGCGCCACCCTCGTCGCAGGGAGCCCACACCGGCCGAGTGAGCCTCCTCCTCGCCGCCGAACGCTAGGCCATCACCTCCTTCGCCGCCCGGTCCGGTGCACCGGGAGGGGCGCAGCTTTCCCGGACGATCAAGTCCATGGGCAGAGTCTCCGTGCTGTAGTCCGGGCGGCCCTGCGAGCGCATCGCGGCCAGCTTCTCGACCGCCCGGCGAGCGATCCTCGCCCACGGCTGGCGAACCATCGTGAGCGGCGGGCTGAGCCGGGCGGCGGAGGGCACGTCGTCGAAGCCGACCAGCGAGAGGTCCTGCGGCACCCGCAGGCCCAGGTCGCGCGCGGTCTGCAGGCAGCGGATCACGTGCTCGTAGCCGCCCGCGAAGATGGCGCTCGGTCGATCCGCGCCGGAGAGCAACTCGTGGATCTGGCCCCAGGAGCCCGGCCGGCTCTCGCTGATCTCCACGATGGGGCCGGGAACCAGCCCTTGATCGCAGGACTCGAGCTGGAATCCGAGACAGCGGTCGCGGCTGTTGGTCATGTCCAGGCGGCTGATGATCATGGCCAGTCGCCGATGGCCCAGGCCGACGAGGTGCCGGACCGCCGCGCGCGCTCCGCCGACGTTGTCGCCGTCCACACATGGAAGCCCGAGGCCGGGCCAGGAGGCGGAGACGACCACGAACAGCATGTTGTGTCGCACGAGATTCAGCAGGTCACCCTTCCTGTGCTCCTCGGGTGCGACCAGGAGCAGGCCGGCGACATCGGGACGCGCCGCGACGGCGACGAAGTCCGTGTCGTGCATGCGCACCGGCATGATGGCGCAGCCGAGTTGCTGCACGGC
The nucleotide sequence above comes from Chthonomonadales bacterium. Encoded proteins:
- a CDS encoding GntR family transcriptional regulator; translated protein: MIDPVSAIPKHQQVVEYIKRLIAREGLQEGDRLPSEKAVAEQFGISLMTVNKALVSLARDGVVTRHRGRGTFVAGHETGRTASAGVWALFLQEPATPELSAELRHSDLSLGVIYRGILSAVQQLGCAIMPVRMHDTDFVAVAARPDVAGLLLVAPEEHRKGDLLNLVRHNMLFVVVSASWPGLGLPCVDGDNVGGARAAVRHLVGLGHRRLAMIISRLDMTNSRDRCLGFQLESCDQGLVPGPIVEISESRPGSWGQIHELLSGADRPSAIFAGGYEHVIRCLQTARDLGLRVPQDLSLVGFDDVPSAARLSPPLTMVRQPWARIARRAVEKLAAMRSQGRPDYSTETLPMDLIVRESCAPPGAPDRAAKEVMA